From the genome of Eucalyptus grandis isolate ANBG69807.140 chromosome 2, ASM1654582v1, whole genome shotgun sequence, one region includes:
- the LOC104433307 gene encoding leucoanthocyanidin reductase has protein sequence MAAPTSGSGRVLIVGATGFIGRFITEASIAEGRPTYILVRPRSSSSSKANTAETLEKKGAIVIHGLMNDRSLMEAILKEHEIEIVISAAGGADILDQLTLVEAIKSVGTVKRFLPSEFGHDVDRAEPVEPGLTMYKEKRKVRRLIEEHDLPYTYICCNSIASWPYYDNRHPAEVLPPLDQFQIYGDGNVKAYFIAGTDIGKFTMMTADDDRTLNKSVHFRPPRNKYNMNELAALWETKLGCTLPRVIITEDDLLSAAAENCIPQSIVASFTHDIFIKGCQVNFSVDGPNEVEVCSLYPEEPFRTVDECFTEFAAKLGKKVNPKGEVAAQNPVMESIAIAATCS, from the exons ATGGCAGCGCCAACATCAGGCTCAGGCCGGGTCCTCATCGTAGGGGCGACCGGTTTCATTGGCCGTTTCATCACGGAAGCGAGCATCGCTGAGGGCCGGCCGACATACATCCTCGTCAGGCCCCGCTCGAGCAGCTCCTCCAAGGCGAACACCGCCGAGACTCTGGAAAAGAAAGGCGCGATAGTCATACAT GGTTTGATGAATGACAGGAGTCTCATGGAAGCAATACTCAAGGAGCATGAGATAGAGATCGTGATCTCGGCTGCTGGTGGCGCGGACATTTTGGATCAACTCACTTTGGTGGAGGCCATCAAATCTGTCGGTACCGTTAAG AGATTCTTGCCGTCAGAGTTTGGGCACGACGTGGACAGGGCCGAACCGGTGGAGCCGGGTCTCACCATGTACAAGGAGAAGCGCAAGGTCAGACGGTTGATAGAAGAGCATGATCTGCCCTACACCTACATCTGTTGCAACTCCATCGCCTCTTGGCCCTACTACGACAATAGACACCCCGCTGAGGTCCTCCCACCATTGGACCAGTTCCAAATCTACGGAGACGGGAACGTCAAAG CTTATTTTATTGCTGGGACTGACATCGGGAAGTTCACCATGATGACGGCGGATGATGACCGGACTCTGAACAAGTCAGTGCATTTCCGGCCGCCTCGCAACAAATACAACATGAACGAGCTCGCGGCCTTGTGGGAAACGAAGCTCGGATGCACCCTCCCTCGTGTCATCATCACCGAAGACGACCTCCTATCTGCTGCCGCAG AGAATTGCATCCCGCAGAGCATCGTTGCCTCGTTCACTCACGACATCTTCATAAAAGGCTGTCAAGTTAACTTCTCGGTCGACGGCCCCAACGAAGTCGAAGTGTGCAGTCTCTACCCGGAAGAACCCTTCCGCACCGTCGACGAGTGCTTCACTGAATTCGCCGCCAAATTGGGCAAGAAGGTCAATCCCAAAGGAGAGGTCGCCGCGCAGAACCCCGTGATGGAATCCATTGCGATCGCAGCAACGTGTTCGTAA
- the LOC104433308 gene encoding uncharacterized protein LOC104433308, which produces MMYTDMRVMTWRRVAKSVQALAAHALLFAFVLLFVLKLDRSVRCPWWVIFAPLWLFHAVVARGRFSLPAPALPHDRHWAPYHAVIATPLFVFFELLLCLYLDRTYVVDLKILFLPILAFEIAVLVDNIRMCRALMPGDDESLTDDAIWATLPHFWVAISMVFCIAATTFTLLKLCGDVIGLTWWDLFINYGIAECFAFLVCTKWDNPAIHGRSYIREAGPSSMAIRYIDWERQLIVSSEEDQNFRICNSLQDIGGHVMKIPIVVFQILLIMRLEGTPRSAKQMPLPVVFTPLLLVQGAGLLFAAYRLIEKIVFMLHSGACSSNYSLISLKIRDCFGFLHHGSRLLGWWSIDEASQQERARLFCGGSSGYNTFSPDVVKKLPKSDLVEEIWRLQAALSEQTEITKSSQQEYERLQNEKILCRVCFEDQINVVMLPCRHHALCRSCCNKCKKCPICRVSIEGRLPVAVHEV; this is translated from the exons ATGATGTACACGGACATGCGGGTGATGACATGGAGGCGGGTCGCCAAGTCCGTGCAGGCGCTGGCGGCGCACGCCCTCCTCTTCGCCTTCGTCCTCCTCTTCGTCCTCAAGCTCGACCGCTCCGTCCGGTGTCCCTGGTg GGTCATTTTTGCCCCTCTATGGCTATTTCATGCTGTTGTAGCACGTGGCAGATTCTCCTTACCGGCACCAGCCTTGCCTCATGATCGTCAT TGGGCGCCATATCATGCTGTCATAGCGACCCCCTTGTTTGTGTTTTTTGAACTACTTCTGTGTCTGTATCTTGACAGGACCTATG TTGTGGACTTGAAGATTCTCTTTCTTCCCATACTGGCCTTTGAGATCGCAGTCTTGGTCGATAACATCAG GATGTGCAGGGCCTTAATGCCAGGAGATGATGAAAGCCTGACTGACGATGCAATATGGGCCACCCTCCCT CACTTCTGGGTTGCAATATCTATGGTCTTCTGCATTGCTGCAACAACATTTACTCTTCTAAAGCTATGTG GTGATGTTATCGGTCTAACTTGGTGGGATTTGTTTATAAATTACGG AATTGCGGAATGCTTTGCCTTCCTTGTTTGCACGAAGTGGGATAATCCAGCTATTCATGGGCGTTCTTACATAAGGGAAGCGGGTCCATCCTCAATGGCCATCAGATACATTGACTGGGAGAGACAGTTAATAGTTTCTTCAGAAGAagatcaaaatttcagaatttgcAACAGCTTGCAAGACATAGGAGGTCATGTTATGAAAATTCCCATAGTTGTCTTCCAGATCCTTCTGATCATGCGTTTGGAG GGAACACCTCGTAGTGCTAAGCAAATGCCACTTCCAGTTGTTTTTACTCCTCTTCTTTTGGTGCAAGGAGCTGGACTCTTGTTTGCTGCATATAGATTGATAGAAAAGATTGTCTTTATGTTGCACAGTGGAGCTTGTTCTAGCAATTACTCCCTGATCTCATTGAAAATTCGTGATTGCTTTGGATTTTTGCATCATGGGTCAcg GTTGTTAGGTTGGTGGTCGATAGATGAAGCCAGCCAACAGGAACGAGCTAGACTTTTCTGTGGTGGCTCTTCTGG CTACAATACTTTTTCGCCTGATGTTGTAAAGAAGTTGCCTAAGTCAGATCTTGTTGAGGAG ATATGGAGATTACAAGCTGCACTGAGTGAGCAGACAGAAATAACAAAAAGCAGCCAGCAAGAGTATGAGAGACTTCAAAAT GAGAAGATCCTTTGTAGAGTTTGCTTCGAAGATCAAATCAATGTGGTCATGCTTCCCTGCCGGCATCATGCCCTCTGCAG GTCTTGCTGCAACAAGTGTAAAAAGTGTCCCATCTGCCGCGTATCCATCGAAGGGAGGTTGCCTGTGGCTGTACATGAAGTATAG